A window of the Candidatus Brocadiaceae bacterium genome harbors these coding sequences:
- a CDS encoding DUF58 domain-containing protein — MKKRIRLYLQRLIGNRFEGVFSSYLNAPHGLEFDELRQYQPGDDFRSIDWKATARTGNLHVRINLIDKRVVILFLIDTSRSEKFGSSLITKEQAQSKIMSLLVSAASETGNEIGFITFTDRVENYIRPKAGEKEALKNIKDILLDLPSSKCTDLNTAFTFLCKKSLAPALVFILSDFLAPYNYEQSLKTLSCLHEVVPIIVSDRREANLPNIRGFLTVKDMETHETRIIDISAINKQLPCFTLFRKLELDYLALSTEESEEGWVIKISEFFDKRVRRGGKKKR; from the coding sequence ATGAAGAAAAGAATAAGGCTTTACTTGCAGCGGTTGATTGGAAACCGCTTTGAAGGGGTTTTTTCAAGCTATTTAAACGCTCCCCATGGTTTGGAATTTGACGAGCTCCGGCAATATCAACCGGGTGATGATTTTCGGTCTATCGACTGGAAGGCAACCGCAAGGACCGGGAATCTCCATGTTCGTATAAATTTAATAGACAAGAGAGTAGTCATCTTGTTTCTTATAGATACGAGTAGGTCTGAGAAATTTGGTTCTTCTCTGATAACAAAGGAACAGGCGCAGTCGAAAATTATGTCTCTCCTTGTTTCTGCAGCCTCGGAAACGGGCAATGAAATTGGTTTTATTACCTTTACCGATAGAGTAGAGAACTATATCCGCCCAAAAGCCGGTGAAAAGGAAGCTTTGAAGAATATAAAAGACATTTTGCTTGATTTACCGTCTAGTAAATGCACTGATTTAAATACTGCCTTTACTTTTTTATGCAAAAAATCTTTAGCTCCTGCGCTCGTATTCATACTGTCAGATTTTTTAGCTCCGTACAATTATGAACAATCACTAAAAACACTATCCTGCTTGCATGAGGTAGTTCCTATCATTGTTTCGGACAGACGAGAAGCAAACTTGCCAAACATAAGAGGGTTTCTTACTGTAAAGGATATGGAAACCCATGAGACAAGGATAATAGACATTTCAGCGATAAATAAGCAGTTGCCCTGTTTTACATTATTCAGAAAGTTGGAACTAGATTATTTGGCTTTATCAACCGAAGAGAGCGAAGAGGGGTGGGTAATAAAAATTTCGGAATTTTTTGATAAACGCGTCAGAAGAGGGGGAAAAAAGAAACGATGA
- a CDS encoding AAA family ATPase → MVKLRTKRSSGKEGIKEKVEAIQSEVGKVIVGQEEMIEGIIIALLSDGHILLEGYPGLGKTVAVKTVARVLDAKFQRVQFTPDLIPGDITGFEIYDPETKKSRVQKGPVFTNVLLADEINRAPAKVQSALLEAMQEKQVTIGRASYPLEKLFLVLATQNPIEISGTYVLPEAEIDRFMFKLNVCYPSYGDERVIAERQALDVEAALSTLLKPEEVLSLRHMITEWLPLRETAPIVKYITRLVRATRPEENNGALGNLVMYGASPRATIALAKASRVYAFIHGDDCILPEHVQKMAYPVLRHRIILTHAAESQGIDSDDIIEKILSRIPRIE, encoded by the coding sequence ATGGTAAAGCTGCGGACGAAAAGATCAAGTGGCAAAGAGGGAATCAAAGAGAAGGTTGAAGCAATACAAAGTGAGGTTGGGAAGGTAATTGTGGGCCAAGAAGAAATGATAGAGGGAATCATCATCGCCCTCCTCTCTGACGGTCATATACTTTTGGAAGGATACCCAGGATTGGGAAAAACTGTCGCCGTAAAAACCGTTGCCCGTGTTTTAGATGCGAAATTTCAGAGAGTGCAATTTACCCCGGATCTAATCCCTGGTGACATTACGGGGTTTGAAATATATGATCCTGAAACAAAAAAGAGCAGGGTACAAAAAGGACCGGTATTTACCAATGTATTGCTTGCGGATGAGATTAATCGTGCGCCTGCTAAGGTCCAAAGCGCCTTGCTTGAGGCTATGCAGGAAAAACAGGTAACAATTGGTCGTGCGTCCTATCCTCTGGAAAAGTTGTTTCTTGTCTTGGCAACCCAGAACCCGATTGAGATATCAGGAACCTACGTATTGCCAGAGGCGGAAATAGATAGATTTATGTTTAAGCTGAATGTTTGTTATCCGTCATACGGAGATGAAAGAGTAATCGCAGAAAGACAGGCACTTGATGTTGAGGCTGCGTTGTCTACCCTTTTAAAGCCAGAAGAAGTGCTTTCGCTGAGACATATGATTACCGAGTGGCTGCCGTTAAGGGAAACGGCGCCTATAGTAAAATATATCACTCGATTGGTCAGGGCTACAAGGCCTGAGGAGAATAATGGTGCGCTGGGAAATCTTGTTATGTATGGAGCCTCTCCCAGGGCAACGATTGCCTTGGCAAAAGCATCCCGTGTATATGCCTTTATTCACGGAGATGATTGTATATTGCCTGAACATGTTCAAAAAATGGCTTATCCTGTTTTACGACATAGAATCATCCTCACTCATGCGGCTGAGTCCCAAGGTATTGATTCTGATGATATTATTGAAAAGATACTTTCCAGGATTCCTAGGATAGAATAG
- a CDS encoding FMN-binding glutamate synthase family protein, giving the protein MSFSKPNASAATRTRNRTPNDRTAASGMCSVCVDECPGYCEIGKSAFRAAENLYPQPFGVITAGADKEYPVDFSHLNIMGTAVGAVGVKADSDQAIFDNVNTETRLGRDKGIKLKLPIMIPGLGSTKVAKTHWDGLAIGSAISGTGLTIGENVCGMDEKAKIVNGRITHSPDMEYRVKSFQDYQKDGYGLIVMQENIEDCRLGVLEYGIDKLGVQAVELKWGQGAKDIGGEVKINNLEKARMLRDRGYIVLPDPYDKTVASLFGKTFSEFERHSRVGMVSEEAFVKRVKELRKAGAKYVFLKTGAYRPADLARAIRYCSISGVDVLTVDGAGGGTGMSPWHMMNEWGVPTFYISALTYNYAHKLASKRQHVPDIILAGGFAFEDDIFKAFAIGAPYVKAVGMARSPLCAAHVGKLIEDQIKEKKIDKTVAMYGKTLDEIFVLASRVNSTFGSKGKTIPAGAMGVYSYYQRIAQGLRQLMCGSRKFALEYITRDDIVTLTRDASEISGITYVMDADKEEAEQILAGKENAKAKKAAKAKVTKKSKSKSKK; this is encoded by the coding sequence ATGTCGTTTTCAAAACCAAATGCGTCAGCGGCAACTCGCACAAGAAATAGAACACCAAATGATAGGACTGCCGCAAGCGGCATGTGTTCTGTTTGTGTTGACGAGTGCCCTGGTTATTGTGAAATAGGAAAATCCGCGTTTAGAGCTGCTGAAAACCTTTATCCTCAACCATTTGGAGTGATCACTGCCGGAGCAGATAAAGAATATCCTGTAGATTTTAGTCATCTCAATATTATGGGAACCGCCGTTGGCGCTGTCGGTGTAAAGGCGGACAGTGATCAAGCGATATTTGATAATGTAAACACGGAAACACGGTTAGGGAGAGACAAAGGGATCAAATTAAAATTACCCATTATGATCCCAGGACTGGGTTCAACGAAAGTAGCAAAAACACACTGGGACGGATTAGCAATTGGATCTGCAATTTCTGGCACAGGATTAACAATCGGTGAAAATGTCTGTGGAATGGATGAAAAGGCAAAAATTGTAAATGGCAGAATAACTCATAGTCCAGACATGGAATATCGTGTAAAATCGTTTCAGGATTACCAAAAAGACGGCTATGGACTTATTGTAATGCAGGAAAACATTGAAGACTGCCGGTTGGGTGTGCTTGAATATGGAATAGACAAATTAGGAGTGCAAGCCGTAGAACTAAAGTGGGGACAAGGCGCCAAAGACATTGGCGGCGAAGTCAAGATAAACAACCTGGAAAAGGCAAGGATGCTGAGAGACAGAGGTTACATTGTCCTGCCGGATCCTTACGATAAGACCGTAGCATCTCTTTTCGGCAAGACATTTTCAGAATTTGAAAGACATTCCCGGGTTGGAATGGTTTCGGAAGAAGCCTTTGTAAAAAGAGTAAAAGAGCTGAGAAAGGCTGGCGCTAAATATGTTTTCTTAAAGACCGGTGCATATAGACCCGCGGACCTGGCAAGGGCAATCAGATATTGTTCCATTTCAGGAGTTGATGTGCTAACGGTTGATGGCGCTGGCGGTGGAACGGGAATGAGCCCCTGGCATATGATGAACGAATGGGGTGTGCCAACTTTTTACATATCAGCTCTCACGTATAATTATGCGCACAAACTGGCATCAAAACGACAGCATGTTCCTGATATTATCCTTGCCGGTGGTTTTGCGTTTGAGGACGATATATTTAAGGCCTTTGCGATTGGAGCTCCTTACGTCAAAGCGGTAGGAATGGCACGTTCTCCCCTCTGTGCAGCACATGTCGGGAAATTAATTGAAGACCAAATTAAGGAGAAAAAGATTGACAAAACGGTAGCGATGTATGGAAAAACCCTAGATGAAATCTTTGTTCTGGCATCCAGGGTTAATAGCACATTTGGTTCTAAAGGTAAAACAATCCCTGCAGGCGCAATGGGGGTTTATTCATACTATCAACGTATCGCACAAGGTCTGCGCCAGTTAATGTGTGGATCAAGGAAATTTGCGCTGGAATATATCACCCGGGATGATATCGTAACTTTGACGCGTGATGCATCAGAAATAAGTGGCATAACATACGTTATGGATGCAGACAAGGAAGAGGCAGAGCAAATTCTCGCCGGAAAAGAAAACGCTAAGGCAAAAAAGGCAGCAAAGGCAAAGGTAACAAAAAAATCCAAAAGTAAGAGCAAAAAATAA
- a CDS encoding glycosyltransferase family 4 protein: MVIYQFIKERGGVERYAFDLSEQLLDKNYEIHIFTHKFDFIQRKKLYFHYVPAITFWSPLKYWTFAVNVPKAIKKTGIKFDLIHGLTQTLSQDIYRVGGGCHWEYMMHTYPLMQCKVGKIILCLNPRHFSLLLLEKIIFKKNKFYQITCISEQCKREIMHHYDLPSNKIEVIYNGVNITLFTPRNKQRYREIMRKQFSISPDKVLLLFVGSGFKRKGLKHVINALPLITNRKKIKVLVAGKGNTQHYYRLALHKGVEDIISFTGIYKHTQELYAAADIFVFPSEYDAFGTACLEAMASEIPVITSETSGVSEIITNGKDGFILNYPIAAKELAKYIQILLEKKVREKMGKAARQKAEMYSFETNAKNTLRVYRKVLDSIL, encoded by the coding sequence TTGGTAATATATCAATTTATAAAGGAAAGGGGGGGCGTCGAACGGTACGCTTTCGACTTATCCGAACAACTTCTTGATAAAAATTATGAAATACACATATTTACCCACAAATTTGATTTTATACAACGTAAGAAGTTATATTTCCACTACGTACCAGCCATTACATTTTGGTCGCCGCTGAAATATTGGACATTTGCGGTAAATGTCCCAAAAGCCATAAAAAAAACGGGGATAAAATTTGATCTCATTCATGGATTAACACAAACACTATCTCAAGATATTTATCGGGTCGGCGGAGGGTGTCATTGGGAGTACATGATGCACACCTATCCTCTCATGCAGTGTAAGGTTGGTAAAATTATCCTGTGTCTCAACCCCAGGCATTTCAGCCTTCTCCTTTTAGAAAAAATTATTTTTAAAAAAAATAAATTTTATCAGATAACCTGCATCTCTGAACAATGCAAGAGAGAAATTATGCATCATTATGACTTACCATCGAACAAAATCGAGGTTATTTACAATGGTGTAAACATCACTCTATTTACTCCTCGAAATAAACAGAGGTATAGAGAAATAATGAGGAAACAATTTTCTATTTCTCCGGATAAAGTGCTTCTGTTATTTGTCGGATCCGGTTTTAAAAGAAAAGGCCTGAAACATGTGATAAATGCACTACCTCTCATAACCAACAGAAAAAAAATAAAAGTATTAGTTGCCGGAAAAGGAAACACACAACACTATTATAGACTTGCTTTACACAAGGGTGTGGAAGACATAATAAGCTTTACCGGTATATATAAACACACTCAGGAGCTCTATGCGGCGGCAGATATTTTCGTTTTTCCCAGCGAATATGACGCCTTTGGCACAGCCTGCCTGGAAGCAATGGCCTCTGAAATTCCTGTTATTACAAGTGAAACAAGCGGTGTATCGGAAATCATTACAAACGGAAAAGATGGTTTTATTCTTAACTATCCAATCGCGGCAAAAGAACTGGCAAAATACATCCAGATACTTTTAGAAAAAAAAGTACGAGAAAAAATGGGAAAGGCCGCAAGACAAAAAGCGGAGATGTATTCCTTTGAAACGAATGCAAAAAACACCCTCCGGGTATACAGAAAGGTACTTGATTCGATATTATGA
- a CDS encoding lipopolysaccharide kinase InaA family protein: MELHCEIIRDGRSRKVLKYTNGQETFYIKHYTSKIGINMIKTFFSPSKAKKEWNQNHLFMKYCLPTATPVALGEKKHHGRISDCYIISREIPHSISVKELLGRMHESLHNNDEEKKNTLHKNIITFIKTVHDRGFFHGELHAENILVNTDTVTDFYLIDLGHSRLRTNLPLSWRIKELSRFLYSILDSYSPDEIHVMIRFYGNHETPSVNNEHLFSLPPVPLINANFHTTAEKNQEDKRKIQAKNHSLRPTEKDIFHKKILKTIQKIKRKRWKSRAKKCLQNNNRFSVAKYGCYTLHKRNEWNMNTLLALIDKHALFLKENVSQTIKVSTKVGITRIPVANEKFEHLCIKEYRYLSPLKGIAYYFFGSPAQKAWFAAHGLKALGFLTPQSVALFETKANGRLTKSFLIMEDISRCLPCDAYVIQRFGNSHRKVNFKTKTRFIFTLANSFKNLHNSGIYHRDLKANNIMVDESNTTWSFFYLDLDRVHFYKKITSKIRANNLSQLNASLPNTITYTDRLRFYRTYAEINNLSTMDKQLIHSIIRKSIQRKHAWNPRVQPAQNSLIRKKQEEQNKLH; this comes from the coding sequence ATGGAATTACACTGCGAAATAATACGGGATGGACGTTCCAGGAAGGTTTTAAAATATACAAATGGACAGGAAACATTTTATATAAAACATTATACAAGTAAAATCGGCATCAACATGATAAAAACATTCTTTTCTCCATCAAAGGCAAAAAAAGAATGGAATCAAAATCACCTGTTCATGAAATACTGCCTGCCAACGGCAACACCCGTCGCATTGGGAGAAAAAAAACATCATGGAAGAATCAGTGATTGTTACATAATCTCCAGGGAAATACCGCATAGCATATCGGTAAAGGAACTTTTAGGCCGTATGCATGAATCTCTTCACAACAACGACGAAGAAAAAAAGAACACCTTGCACAAAAATATTATTACTTTTATTAAAACAGTACATGATAGAGGTTTTTTCCACGGCGAACTTCACGCTGAAAATATCTTGGTCAACACTGATACTGTAACAGATTTTTACCTCATTGATCTTGGCCATTCTCGTTTGAGAACAAATCTGCCATTATCATGGAGAATAAAAGAACTTTCCCGATTCCTGTATTCAATCCTGGACAGTTATTCGCCAGATGAGATACATGTCATGATACGCTTTTATGGAAATCATGAGACACCTTCAGTAAATAATGAACACCTTTTTTCGCTACCCCCTGTTCCTCTCATAAATGCTAACTTCCACACTACAGCAGAGAAAAACCAGGAAGATAAAAGAAAAATCCAGGCGAAAAACCACTCATTACGTCCAACAGAAAAAGACATTTTTCATAAAAAAATCTTAAAAACCATACAAAAAATTAAACGTAAGCGGTGGAAGAGCAGAGCAAAAAAGTGTTTACAAAACAACAATAGATTTTCAGTTGCAAAATACGGCTGCTACACACTACATAAGAGAAATGAATGGAATATGAACACATTGCTTGCCCTTATAGACAAACACGCTTTGTTTCTAAAAGAAAACGTTTCACAAACCATAAAGGTCTCTACCAAAGTCGGCATCACGCGTATTCCGGTCGCAAACGAAAAGTTTGAACACTTGTGCATTAAAGAATACAGATATCTGTCACCATTGAAGGGGATTGCGTATTATTTCTTCGGCTCTCCCGCGCAAAAAGCATGGTTTGCGGCACATGGCTTAAAGGCTCTAGGCTTTCTTACACCTCAATCTGTCGCCCTTTTTGAAACAAAAGCAAACGGAAGACTAACGAAGAGTTTTCTCATTATGGAAGACATTTCAAGGTGTCTTCCCTGTGATGCATATGTAATTCAAAGATTCGGCAACTCACACCGGAAGGTCAATTTCAAAACAAAAACACGATTTATTTTCACCCTGGCAAACTCTTTCAAAAATCTCCATAATTCAGGCATATATCATCGCGATTTAAAAGCAAATAATATCATGGTTGATGAATCGAATACTACATGGTCTTTCTTTTATCTTGATTTAGATCGAGTGCATTTTTACAAAAAAATAACGTCAAAAATAAGGGCAAACAATTTGTCTCAACTGAACGCGTCTCTACCCAATACTATTACGTACACAGATCGATTACGATTCTATCGAACATATGCTGAAATCAACAATCTTTCCACTATGGACAAACAGCTGATCCATTCAATTATCCGTAAAAGCATACAAAGAAAACATGCCTGGAATCCTCGTGTACAGCCTGCTCAGAACTCACTAATACGCAAAAAACAGGAAGAGCAAAACAAACTTCATTAA